One stretch of Phocoena phocoena chromosome 10, mPhoPho1.1, whole genome shotgun sequence DNA includes these proteins:
- the TMEM43 gene encoding transmembrane protein 43 has protein sequence MFVGLMTFLLSFYLIFTNEGRTVKMATLLAEGLSLVVTPDSIHSVAPENEGRLVHIPGALRTSKLLSDPNYGVYLPAVKLRRHVEMYQWVETEESREYTEDGQVKTERRYSYNTEWRSEIVNSRNFDREIGHKNPSAMAVESFTATAPFVQIGRFFLSAGLIDKVDNFKPLSLSKLEDPHVDIIRRGDYFYHSENPKYPEVGDLRVSFSYAGLSGDDPNLGPAHVVTVIARQRGDQLVPYSTKSGDTLLLLHHGDISAEEVFRREQKSNSLKTWGLRAAGWVAMFVGLNLMTRILYTLVDWFPIFRDLVNIGLKAFALCVATSLTLLTVAAGWLFHRPLWALVISCLALVPIIVARTRVPAKKLE, from the exons ATGTTTGTGGGGCTCATGACCTTTCTGCTCTCCTTCTACTTAATTTTTACCAATGAG GGCCGCACAGTGAAGATGGCGACCTTGCTGGCTGAGGGACTCTCGCTGGTGGTGACCCCCGACAGCATCCACAGTGTGGCTCCGGAGAATGAGGGGAGGCTGGTGCACATCCCTGGGGCCCTGCGGACGTCTAAG CTCTTGTCTGATCCAAACTACGGGGTCTACCTCCCGGCTGTGAAGCTGCGGCGGCACGTGGAGATGTACCAATGGGTGGAAACGGAGGAGTCCAG GGAATACACCGAGGACGGGCAGGTGAAGACAGAGAGGAGGTACTCCTACA aCACTGAATGGAGATCGGAGATCGTCAACAGCAGAAACTTTGACCGAGAGATTGGCCACAAAAACCCCAG TGCGATGGCCGTGGAGTCGTTCACTGCGACAGCCCCCTTCGTCCAAATCGGCAGGTTTTTCCTCTCGGCGG GCCTCATCGACAAAGTGGACAACTTTAAGCCACTGAGTCTGTCCAAGCTGGAGGACCCACACGTGGACATCATTCGCCGGGGGGACTATTTCTACCACAGTGAAAACCCCAAGTACCCCGAG GTCGGAGACCTGCGCGTCTCGTTTTCCTACGCAGGGCTGAGCGGCGATGACCCCAACCTGGGCCCAGCTCACGTG GTCACCGTGATTGCCCGGCAGCGGGGCGACCAGCTGGTCCCGTACTCCACCAAGTCCGGGGACACCTTGCTGCTTCTGCACCACGGGGACATCTCAGCAGAG GAGGTGTTTCGTCGGGAACAGAAGAGCAACTCCCTGAAGACGTGGGGCCTGCGGGCGGCCGGCTGGGTAGCCATGTTTGTGGGCCTCAACCTCATGACGCGGATCCTCTACACTCTGG TGGACTGGTTCCCCATCTTCCGAGACCTGGTCAACATTGGCCTGAAGGCCTTTGCCTTATGCGTGGCCACCTCGCTGACTTTGCTGACCGTGGCCGCTGGCTGGCTTTTCCACCGGCCCCTGTGGGCGCTTGTCATCAGCTGCCTGGCCCTGGTGCCCATCATCGTTGCTCGGACACGGGTACCGGCCAAAAAGCTGGAGTGA